The DNA sequence ATGGTATGAATATATACTGGAAGCACACAATGTTCAGATGTTGTTCTTGCTGTCTTTCACTTCGCCCTTGTTTTAACCTTCCCTTTGATACCACACATATATTACTCATTACAACTGTCGCTCGGTCATGCGGTAAAAATTTGTCGAAAATTTGGAATCAAACCACAGTTTGTTTAGGATATGCTACTTTTGCAGACCTCAACAGGCTTCAGTTATGTGAGAGTTCGACACTGGGGAAAAGTAACCCGGGACACCTGAAAAATGTTATATATAGCAGGAAAGCCTACAGTTGaacttggttttttttttaggtggtATGCAAGTTTTTCACGGATGGGCTTCAAATTTCTAAAGAAGATCAAGAGAAACTCTTACGAGAAAAACAGGATTACAAAGACCTCGAATTTCAACCGGTTGTTGGCGGTAGAACGTTTGGTCTTCGATATCTTTACCACATGATCTGGGCTGCAGCCAAATACAATTTCCAGTATTATCTAAGGCTAGATGACGACTTTTTTGTCTGCCTCGGAAGACTCCGAAACGAGTTGCGGTACAGGCCGACCAAGACGTTACTCTGGGGTCACTACCATTGTCACCCAGGTCTCACTTTCATAGACGAGGCCTGGACGCTGTTTACTCCTGACGTCGTTGTGCGTATTCTATCCCAGGATCCTCAGAAAATTCAGTGCCATCCCCACGCTGATCAAGAACTTCCATTCTGGATGGACAGTGCGTTCAATAAAACCGAGAAAGTAATCCGTTTTCATGATTGGAGGCTTTATTTTTACCCTCCAGCGAAGACGGTTGACAAATTTAAGAACCAGGTCAAGGCTTGTGATCAATACCTGGGCATTCACGGAAGTTCGCCTGAGTTAATGTACAAAT is a window from the Acropora palmata chromosome 14, jaAcrPala1.3, whole genome shotgun sequence genome containing:
- the LOC141866649 gene encoding beta-1,3-galactosyltransferase 6-like, whose translation is MFAKLTIKTPKKSDCMVEPAEFSDLTELENKIPVFLLIVVSTAPSRQDRREAIRKTWWTKCGGEVVCKFFTDGLQISKEDQEKLLREKQDYKDLEFQPVVGGRTFGLRYLYHMIWAAAKYNFQYYLRLDDDFFVCLGRLRNELRYRPTKTLLWGHYHCHPGLTFIDEAWTLFTPDVVVRILSQDPQKIQCHPHADQELPFWMDSAFNKTEKVIRFHDWRLYFYPPAKTVDKFKNQVKACDQYLGIHGSSPELMYKFWNTSNDGPKNVSPVTEFSSACRYPFFFNISLMWDRYKYDLRPCIENPLWTTGETMWIGVLTGTKKGTFPCP